Proteins encoded in a region of the Orcinus orca chromosome X, mOrcOrc1.1, whole genome shotgun sequence genome:
- the LOC125963099 gene encoding uncharacterized protein LOC125963099 — protein MTSSAVTIERANTGHSVSGLQRRTMRARAEGSRDPPSRCPALGAQWAGAGTGGRHAGGRGTAAGTPAALPASPARPPTARGPREQRRGRQPAARSKMEGAGGSGRRWAHLAPARPARALPPPHLPHLGHPNIERTCPEPPRAARRPRRRRGLRTSSPRPRPPSGPAGRAPHPERAPPTPPPRPPRAPSVSSGPGPQYTALGWRREVLSALPASGRLGEPRARAPDPPPLPAPPTAGGREVAAQVCQWPAAAGRREPPSPSAGRGSPECMGAGRAALGA, from the exons ATGACTTCCTCAGCTGTAACTATAGAAAGAGCCAACACCGGCCACTCGGTATCTGGGCTGCAGCGCCGGACAATGCGGGCGCGCGCAGAGGGCTCCAGGGACCCGCCATCCCGCTGCCCTGCGCTGGGGGCACAGTGGGCCGGCGCGGGGACAGGCGGGCGGCACGCGGGTGGGCGCGGGACTGCGGCGGGGACCCCCGCGGCGCTCCCGGCCTCACCTGCGCGGCCGCCCACCGCCCGCGGTCCGCGAGAACAAAGGCGGGGGCGCCAGCCGGCCGCGCGCTCCAAGATGGAGGGCGCCGGGGGCTCCGGCCGCCGCTGGGCCCACCTCGCCCCGGCCCGCCCCGCGCGGGCGCTTCCGCCGCCTCACCTGCCGCACCTAGGCCACCCGAACATTGAGCGGACGTGCCCCGAGCCTCCGAGGGCGGCCCGGCGCCCGAGACGGAGGAGGGGCCTCCGGACCTcgagcccccgcccccgcccgccctcTGGCCCCGCGGGTCGCGCCCCTCACCCCGAGCGCGCGCCCCCCACTCCGCCCCCCAGGCCTCCGCGCGCCCCGAGCGTGAGCTCCGGCCCCGGCCCCCAGTACACTGCGCTCGGCTGGCGGCGCGAGGTCCTGAGCGCGCTCCCAGCCTCGGGGCGACTTGGGGAGCCCCGGGCGCGCGCCCCCGACCCCCCgcctctccccgcccctcccaccgCCGGCGGCCGCGAGG TTGCAGCGCAAGTTTGCCAGTggccggcggcggcggggcgCCGGGAGCCTCCCTCGCCCTCGGCCGGCCGGGGCTCCCCCGAGTGCATGGGCGCAGGTCGGGCGGCCCTGGGGGCCTGA